The Thermotoga neapolitana DSM 4359 sequence TTTTGAAAACGAAGTCCTCTTTTTTCCTGTCGTATATGTACAGCCCGGTGAGATCCGTTGGTAAAAGGTCCGGTGTGAACTGAACCCGCTTGAAATCAACCCCCAGCGATATCGCAAGGGATCTTGCGAGCATGGTCTTTCCAACACCCGGCACGTCTTCCATGAGAACATGGCCCTTCGCAAGAAGTGTTGCGACAACCGCTTTTATCGCTTCCCTCTTTCCCTTTATAACTTTTTCGACGTTCAAAATCACTTTTTCGATCTTTTCTCTCACAGAACCACCACCCGATCGGTCGTTTTATAAAGTATATCAAATAACACATCGAAGAAACGCTCCGTTTGGTGTATAATTCACCAGAAAGGATAGGCAGCAGGGGGTGGCCGTGTGAATCTGGAAAACAAGGTTTCAAAGATCGGAAAAAACATGAAATCTTCGATCATAAGGGAGATCCTGAAGTTCGCTGCTGACAAAGACGCCATTTCCTTCGGTGGAGGAGTGCCGGACCCGGAAACCTTCCCGAGGAGGGAACTTGCCGAGATCGCAAAAGAGATCATAGAAAAAGAGTACCACTACACACTCCAGTACTCGACAACAGAAGGGGACCCTCTTTTGAAGAGACAGATTCTGAAACTTCTGGAGCGAATGTACGGTATCACCGGCCTCGACGAAGACAACCTGGTGTTCACCGTGGGATCCCAACAGGCACTGGACCTCATAGGAAAGATATTCCTCGATGACGAGAGTTACTGCGTTCTGGATGATCCGGCCTACCTTGGAGCCATAAACGCTTTCAAACAGTACCTTGCGAACTTCATCGTGGTTCCACTCGAAGACAATGGAATGGATCTGAACATCCTGGAGAGAAAACTCTCAGACATGGATAAAAAGGGAAAAATAAAACAGGTGAAGTTCATATACGTTGTGTCCAACTTCCACAACCCCGCAGGTGTCACTACCTCTCTGGAAAAGAGAAGGGCGCTCGTTGAAATTGCAGAGAAATACGATCTTTTCATCGTGGAAGACGATCCCTACGGTGCTTTGAGGTACGAAGGAGAAACTGTGGATCCCATCTTCAAGATAGGTGGACCAGAAAGGGTGGTTCTTCTCAACACGTTCAGCAAAGTCCTCGCTCCGGGTCTCAGAATAGGAATGGTGGCGGGAAGCAAGGAGTTCATCAGAAAGATCGTTCAGGCGAAGCAGTCAGCGGATCTGTGCAGTCCCGCTATCACTCATCGTCTCGCTGCCCGTTATTTGGAGAGGTACGATCTTCTCGAGCAGTTGAAACCCACCATCGAACTCTACAGAAGAAAGAGAACGGTGATGCTCAACGCTCTCGAAGAGTACTTCTCCGACATACCAGGCGTGAAATGGGTGAAATCGGAAGGCGGTCTCTTCATCTGGCTCACCCTTCCTGAGGGTTTCGACACCTGGGAGATGTTCGAGTACGCGAAGAGAAAGAAGGTGTTTTACGTTCCTGGAAGG is a genomic window containing:
- a CDS encoding PLP-dependent aminotransferase family protein, yielding MNLENKVSKIGKNMKSSIIREILKFAADKDAISFGGGVPDPETFPRRELAEIAKEIIEKEYHYTLQYSTTEGDPLLKRQILKLLERMYGITGLDEDNLVFTVGSQQALDLIGKIFLDDESYCVLDDPAYLGAINAFKQYLANFIVVPLEDNGMDLNILERKLSDMDKKGKIKQVKFIYVVSNFHNPAGVTTSLEKRRALVEIAEKYDLFIVEDDPYGALRYEGETVDPIFKIGGPERVVLLNTFSKVLAPGLRIGMVAGSKEFIRKIVQAKQSADLCSPAITHRLAARYLERYDLLEQLKPTIELYRRKRTVMLNALEEYFSDIPGVKWVKSEGGLFIWLTLPEGFDTWEMFEYAKRKKVFYVPGRVFKVYDEPSPSMRLSFCLPPDEKIVEGIKRLREVVLEYGKEKHLL